In Burkholderia sp. GAS332, one DNA window encodes the following:
- a CDS encoding 3-oxoacyl-[acyl-carrier protein] reductase, with the protein MNTIKNAQVAIVTGASRGIGAAVAQRLANDGFAVAVNYASSSSEADALVAQLTAAGAKAIAVKADVSKADDVRRMFETTEQQLGKVDVLVNNAGVLKTVPLADTSDALYDQTFDINVRGTFNTLREAGARMNNGGRIVNFSSTTLALNMPGYAIYNGTKAAVEAFTHVFAKELRGRNITVNAVAPGPIATSLFLDGKTEEQIQTFAKMPPLQRLGQPDDIASVVSFLVGPDAGWVNGQTLRANGGVA; encoded by the coding sequence ATGAACACGATCAAGAACGCTCAAGTCGCCATCGTTACCGGCGCATCCCGTGGCATCGGCGCAGCGGTTGCGCAACGCCTCGCCAACGACGGCTTCGCGGTTGCCGTCAACTACGCCTCGAGTTCGTCGGAAGCCGATGCACTGGTCGCGCAACTCACGGCGGCGGGCGCCAAGGCCATCGCCGTGAAGGCCGACGTGTCGAAAGCCGACGACGTGCGCCGCATGTTCGAGACCACCGAACAGCAACTCGGCAAAGTGGACGTGCTGGTCAACAACGCCGGCGTGCTTAAGACAGTGCCGCTCGCCGACACCAGCGACGCGCTGTATGACCAGACCTTCGACATCAACGTGCGCGGCACCTTCAACACCCTGCGCGAAGCAGGCGCACGGATGAACAACGGCGGACGCATCGTCAACTTCTCGAGCACGACGCTGGCGCTGAACATGCCGGGCTATGCGATCTACAACGGCACCAAGGCCGCCGTCGAAGCCTTCACGCACGTGTTCGCCAAGGAACTGCGCGGCCGCAACATCACCGTCAACGCAGTTGCACCTGGCCCGATCGCGACCTCGCTGTTCCTCGACGGCAAGACCGAAGAACAGATCCAGACCTTCGCGAAGATGCCGCCGCTGCAACGCCTCGGCCAGCCGGATGACATCGCCTCGGTGGTGTCCTTCCTCGTCGGCCCGGATGCAGGCTGGGTCAATGGCCAGACCCTGCGCGCCAACGGCGGCGTAGCTTAA
- a CDS encoding Threonine/homoserine efflux transporter RhtA, translated as MSKQARLLLLSDLMLLAVAVVWGTSYGVVKSALVFYPALGLLALRFGITFVILSPTLRHLRAADARTLRGALIAGALLLGIFLCETFGILLTRAANAAFLISLCVVLTPLVEWWLLKRRPSRIEWAAVALSLFGARLLAGDGALSFNPGDALILLAALLRALNMCVTKRVMRDSALPPLSVTAVQSGVVAFGSAVVAVLFVPQQWQPVPSLAGHAAFWGYIGYLVIACTLFAFFAQNFAIKRSSPTRVSLLMGSEPAFGALFACIWLGERISTAAWIGGALIVAASILATVRWTALRVSTAGA; from the coding sequence ATGTCGAAACAAGCACGCCTGCTTCTGCTCTCCGATCTGATGCTGCTCGCGGTCGCCGTGGTGTGGGGCACCAGTTACGGCGTCGTCAAAAGCGCCCTGGTGTTCTATCCGGCTCTGGGTTTGCTGGCGCTGCGCTTCGGCATCACCTTTGTGATCCTGTCGCCGACCTTGCGCCATTTGCGCGCCGCCGATGCCCGCACGCTGCGCGGTGCGCTGATCGCCGGCGCCTTGCTGCTCGGCATCTTTCTCTGCGAAACCTTCGGCATTTTGCTGACGCGCGCGGCCAATGCGGCGTTTTTGATTAGCCTGTGTGTAGTGCTAACGCCGCTCGTCGAATGGTGGCTGCTCAAGCGCAGGCCGAGCCGCATCGAATGGGCGGCGGTTGCGCTTTCACTGTTTGGCGCCCGGCTGCTGGCGGGGGATGGCGCGCTAAGTTTCAATCCCGGCGACGCGCTGATTCTCCTAGCCGCGCTGCTGCGCGCGCTGAATATGTGTGTGACGAAACGCGTGATGCGCGACTCCGCGTTGCCGCCTTTGTCGGTGACAGCGGTTCAGTCGGGCGTGGTGGCATTCGGCAGCGCGGTGGTGGCGGTGCTGTTTGTGCCGCAACAATGGCAGCCAGTGCCGTCGCTCGCCGGGCACGCCGCGTTTTGGGGCTACATCGGCTATCTGGTGATCGCATGCACGCTGTTCGCGTTCTTCGCGCAAAACTTCGCGATCAAACGCAGCAGCCCGACGCGCGTGTCGTTGCTGATGGGCAGCGAGCCCGCCTTCGGCGCGCTGTTCGCATGCATCTGGTTAGGTGAACGGATCTCAACGGCGGCCTGGATCGGTGGCGCGCTGATCGTCGCGGCATCGATTCTCGCGACGGTGCGATGGACGGCGTTGCGTGTGAGCACGGCGGGCGCTTAG
- a CDS encoding Predicted oxidoreductase: MEYRHLGASGFKVPVLSFGTGTFGGKGEFFQAWGATDVAEARRLIDICFDAGVTMFDTADIYSSGASESVLGEALKGKRDRAIISTKATFRFDEGPNNVGSSRFHLIQAVDAALKRLQTDYIDLFQLHGFDAKTPIVEVMSTLDDLVRAGKIRYTGVSNFSGWHLMKSQDTADRYGYPRYVANQTYYSLIGRDYEWELMPLGVDQGVGAVVWSPLGWGRLTGKIKRGQPLPETSRLHKTADMGPPVPDEYLFRVLDAIDEVAAETGKTVPQIALNWLLQRPTVSTVLIGARNEEQLRQNLGAVGWNLTAEQMAKLDAASAVRPAYPYWHQEGFAERNPKAV; encoded by the coding sequence ATGGAATACAGACATTTGGGTGCATCCGGTTTCAAGGTGCCGGTACTGAGTTTCGGCACGGGCACATTCGGCGGCAAGGGTGAATTCTTCCAGGCGTGGGGCGCCACCGACGTCGCCGAAGCGCGTCGCCTGATCGACATCTGTTTCGATGCCGGCGTCACGATGTTCGACACCGCCGACATCTATTCAAGCGGCGCCTCCGAGTCGGTGCTCGGTGAAGCGCTCAAGGGCAAGCGCGACCGGGCGATCATCTCGACCAAGGCGACCTTCCGTTTCGACGAGGGGCCGAACAATGTCGGCTCATCGCGCTTTCATCTGATTCAGGCGGTGGACGCCGCGCTCAAACGTCTGCAAACCGACTACATCGACCTGTTCCAGTTGCACGGCTTCGACGCAAAGACCCCGATCGTCGAGGTCATGTCGACGCTCGACGATCTCGTGCGCGCCGGCAAGATCCGCTACACAGGCGTATCGAATTTCTCCGGCTGGCATCTGATGAAATCGCAGGACACCGCGGATCGTTACGGCTATCCGCGTTATGTTGCGAACCAGACTTACTACTCGCTGATCGGCCGCGATTACGAGTGGGAGTTGATGCCGCTCGGCGTCGATCAAGGTGTGGGGGCCGTGGTGTGGAGTCCGCTCGGCTGGGGGCGTCTCACCGGCAAGATCAAGCGCGGTCAGCCGTTGCCGGAAACGAGCCGTCTGCATAAAACCGCCGACATGGGGCCGCCGGTGCCGGACGAGTATCTGTTCCGCGTGCTCGATGCAATCGACGAGGTCGCGGCAGAAACCGGCAAGACCGTGCCGCAGATCGCGCTGAACTGGCTGCTGCAGCGGCCTACCGTATCGACGGTGCTAATCGGGGCGCGCAACGAAGAGCAGTTGCGGCAGAACCTCGGCGCAGTAGGCTGGAATCTGACGGCCGAGCAGATGGCGAAACTCGATGCTGCAAGCGCTGTACGTCCCGCGTATCCGTACTGGCATCAGGAAGGATTTGCGGAGCGCAATCCGAAGGCGGTTTAA
- a CDS encoding asparaginase: MTLHETGPIAATVYRGEAIENTHIAHVAVVQADGRLLYSFGDPSRITLVRSAAKPAQALAVLETGALERFGFDEADLAMMCASHSSEARHIERARQMLAKAQVSEADLRCGGHPPLSDAVYIDWLKRDFKPDAVCSNCSGKHAGMLAGARSIGAALSGYELPEHPLQIRVKHTVAEVCDLPDDAVQWSTDGCNLPTPAFALDRLARLFAKLAAGEDETSASAAASSSISPRTAALARIYRAMAAHPEWVAGEGRFCTVLMRAFEGALIGKVGADGSYAIGVRASRQTAQLGADGALGIAVKVEDGNIGVLYATVAELLARLDIGSPEQRAQLGAFHAPPMLNTMGVKIGHLAFSLALEAHAGRQV, translated from the coding sequence ATGACCTTGCACGAAACCGGGCCGATTGCGGCGACTGTCTATCGCGGCGAAGCAATCGAGAATACCCATATCGCTCATGTCGCGGTGGTTCAGGCTGATGGCCGCCTGCTGTATTCATTCGGCGATCCGTCGCGCATCACGCTGGTGCGTTCCGCGGCAAAACCCGCGCAGGCCCTGGCGGTGCTGGAAACCGGCGCGCTCGAGCGCTTCGGTTTCGACGAGGCCGATCTCGCGATGATGTGTGCCTCGCATAGCAGCGAGGCGCGTCACATTGAACGCGCGCGGCAGATGCTGGCCAAGGCGCAGGTCAGCGAAGCGGATCTGCGGTGCGGCGGTCATCCTCCACTATCCGACGCTGTGTATATCGACTGGCTGAAGCGCGATTTCAAACCGGACGCAGTGTGCAGCAATTGCTCGGGCAAGCACGCCGGCATGCTGGCCGGTGCGCGTTCGATCGGCGCTGCGCTTAGCGGTTATGAACTGCCGGAGCATCCATTACAGATACGTGTGAAGCATACCGTCGCCGAGGTATGCGACTTGCCGGACGACGCGGTGCAATGGTCGACCGACGGATGCAATCTGCCGACGCCGGCGTTCGCCCTCGACCGCCTTGCTCGCCTGTTCGCGAAGCTCGCTGCGGGTGAGGACGAGACGTCGGCTTCCGCTGCCGCTTCTTCCTCCATTTCGCCACGTACCGCTGCGCTCGCACGCATCTATCGTGCGATGGCGGCGCATCCGGAGTGGGTGGCAGGCGAGGGGCGTTTCTGCACTGTGTTGATGCGGGCGTTCGAGGGTGCGCTGATCGGCAAGGTCGGCGCCGACGGCAGCTACGCAATCGGCGTTAGGGCTTCGCGGCAGACTGCGCAGCTTGGCGCCGATGGTGCACTCGGGATTGCGGTGAAGGTCGAGGACGGCAACATCGGCGTGCTGTATGCCACCGTTGCGGAACTGCTCGCGCGGCTTGATATCGGCAGCCCTGAGCAACGTGCGCAACTGGGCGCGTTTCATGCACCGCCGATGCTCAACACCATGGGCGTCAAGATCGGCCATCTGGCATTTTCGCTTGCGCTCGAAGCGCATGCGGGCCGCCAGGTGTGA
- a CDS encoding transcriptional regulator, LysR family, which yields MNPTDLFALLPDMAVFARVVDAGNFSVAARQLGSTPSTVSRQIKRLEDALATRLLERSTRTVRVTESGAQVARFCRDMVSAASGAVDAAGQLAGRPQGKVRVSAPTAFAKTVIHPLIPGFLRAYDEVDLQLLFTDHDVDPLADDVDLVIRLTEHPPQGLAGRRLGAVRWLLVASPAYLREHGTPVQPRDLLKHDCIYLGETADDNRWRFRRGTETQSVDVKGRYIANHAGARLDAAQQDFGIANLPEFAATDALLSGELVQVLPDWNLEARAYVGSVWLLYPPNRFLPPKVRALIDYLVEHIHDAA from the coding sequence ATGAACCCAACTGACCTTTTCGCTTTGCTGCCGGACATGGCGGTTTTCGCGCGCGTCGTCGATGCCGGCAATTTTTCGGTAGCCGCGCGTCAGCTCGGCAGTACGCCGTCTACGGTCAGCCGCCAGATCAAGCGCCTCGAGGACGCGCTGGCGACACGCCTGCTCGAACGATCCACGCGCACCGTGCGGGTCACGGAATCGGGTGCTCAGGTGGCGCGTTTCTGTCGCGACATGGTGAGCGCTGCATCGGGCGCGGTGGATGCGGCCGGGCAACTGGCCGGCAGACCGCAAGGCAAAGTGCGCGTGAGCGCGCCGACCGCGTTCGCGAAGACCGTGATTCATCCGCTGATCCCCGGCTTTCTGCGCGCCTACGATGAAGTCGACCTGCAACTGCTTTTCACCGATCACGACGTCGACCCGCTCGCCGACGATGTCGATCTGGTGATCCGTTTGACCGAGCATCCACCGCAAGGACTCGCGGGACGCAGGCTGGGTGCAGTGCGCTGGCTGCTCGTTGCATCACCGGCTTACTTGCGTGAGCACGGCACGCCGGTGCAACCGCGCGATCTTCTCAAGCACGATTGCATCTACCTTGGCGAAACGGCCGACGACAACCGCTGGCGCTTTCGCCGCGGAACGGAGACGCAAAGCGTCGACGTGAAAGGGCGTTACATCGCCAATCATGCGGGTGCGAGGCTCGACGCTGCGCAGCAGGATTTCGGCATCGCGAACTTGCCGGAATTTGCCGCCACCGATGCATTGCTAAGCGGCGAGCTTGTGCAGGTGCTGCCCGACTGGAATCTCGAAGCGCGCGCTTACGTAGGGTCGGTGTGGCTGTTGTATCCGCCGAACCGTTTTTTGCCGCCGAAGGTGAGGGCGCTGATCGACTATCTTGTCGAGCATATTCACGACGCGGCTTGA
- a CDS encoding transcriptional regulator, LysR family gives MDRFEEMRVFIRIAERQSFTRASDDLQIPRATVTNLMKRMEQRLGARLLERTTRSVRLTHDGEAYYRRCVRLIADMEEAEGSFTNIAPKGLLRVNLQGTLARHFVVPALPAFLARFPDIELTIGEDDRLVDLVREGIDCVLRAGNLQDSSMVGRRVAQLPQVTVASPAYLEAYGEPADPAALSTHRAVNYLSSATGKPVPLEFRIDGRDTATYLPSAVSVTGADLYTGSAVAGLGIVQVPQYRVAGELASGRLKIILADFPPPPMPVSVLYPQNRQLSSRVRVFAQWLRDIFEAAGA, from the coding sequence ATGGATCGTTTCGAGGAAATGCGGGTATTCATTCGGATCGCCGAGCGGCAAAGCTTCACGCGCGCCTCGGACGACCTGCAGATTCCGCGCGCCACCGTCACCAACCTGATGAAGCGCATGGAGCAGCGGCTCGGCGCGCGGCTTCTGGAGCGCACCACGCGCTCGGTACGTCTTACGCACGACGGTGAGGCGTACTACCGCCGCTGCGTGCGGCTGATCGCGGATATGGAGGAGGCGGAAGGCTCGTTTACGAACATTGCGCCGAAGGGGCTGCTGCGGGTGAATTTGCAGGGCACCCTGGCGAGGCACTTCGTCGTGCCGGCGCTGCCGGCGTTTCTCGCGCGGTTTCCCGACATCGAGTTGACGATCGGCGAGGATGACCGGTTGGTCGATCTGGTGCGGGAGGGGATCGATTGCGTGTTGCGGGCGGGGAATCTGCAGGATTCGTCGATGGTGGGGCGGCGTGTCGCGCAGTTGCCGCAAGTGACGGTGGCGAGTCCGGCGTATCTGGAGGCGTATGGCGAGCCGGCCGATCCGGCGGCCTTGTCCACGCATCGGGCGGTCAATTACCTGTCCAGCGCGACCGGCAAGCCGGTGCCGCTCGAATTCAGAATCGACGGCCGCGATACGGCTACGTACCTGCCGTCGGCGGTATCGGTGACCGGCGCCGATCTCTACACGGGCTCGGCGGTGGCCGGGCTCGGCATCGTGCAAGTGCCGCAATACCGGGTGGCGGGCGAGCTGGCGTCGGGGCGGCTAAAGATCATTCTCGCGGATTTCCCGCCGCCGCCGATGCCGGTTTCGGTGCTGTATCCGCAGAATCGCCAGTTGTCATCGCGGGTGCGGGTGTTTGCGCAGTGGTTGCGCGATATTTTTGAGGCGGCGGGCGCGTAG
- a CDS encoding Single-strand binding protein family protein gives MIDGLVGGRLYGEAQIRTGQNGKRFVTCKVRATTNDGDTIFVNVIAFDDEVQTALLALADADSVALSGALTPKVWTDKNGLIKPAMDMVAHKVLVGYRGEG, from the coding sequence ATGATCGATGGACTGGTGGGCGGGCGATTGTACGGCGAGGCGCAGATTCGCACGGGGCAGAATGGCAAGCGCTTTGTGACCTGCAAGGTCCGGGCGACCACCAATGATGGCGATACGATTTTCGTCAACGTGATTGCGTTTGATGATGAGGTGCAGACTGCGTTGCTGGCGCTGGCTGACGCGGATAGTGTTGCGTTGAGTGGGGCGTTGACGCCTAAGGTTTGGACTGACAAGAATGGGTTGATTAAGCCTGCTATGGATATGGTTGCGCACAAGGTGCTTGTGGGGTATCGGGGGGAAGGGTGA
- a CDS encoding NADP-dependent 3-hydroxy acid dehydrogenase YdfG — protein sequence MRKNIILVTGAGTGIGKLTAQSLAEAGHIVYATMRDVEGRNKPRADEMRALAKAKDIQLHPLELDVLSQESADAAAATIVREQGRLDVVMQNAGHLVVGPSEAFTPEEMVKVFDTNLFGAQRVNRAVLPYLRNQEAGLMLWISSTTTKGGFPPFIGPYGAAKAAMDSLAVTLAYEIARFGIETSIVVPGAFTRGTAHFPSAGKPADAERAAAYARYDGVMDQIGERLSELTPDDADPQAVADEIVRIVALPSGERPMRSVIDFVGDGAREVLEVSERVRIEFAKRIGMGDLLEAKIKR from the coding sequence ATGCGTAAGAACATCATTCTGGTTACGGGCGCGGGTACGGGCATCGGCAAACTCACCGCGCAATCGTTGGCCGAAGCCGGCCATATCGTCTACGCGACGATGCGCGATGTCGAAGGACGCAACAAGCCGCGCGCCGACGAAATGCGGGCGCTCGCCAAAGCGAAGGACATCCAGTTGCATCCGCTCGAACTCGACGTGTTGTCGCAAGAATCCGCCGATGCCGCCGCCGCGACGATCGTCCGCGAACAAGGACGACTCGACGTGGTGATGCAGAATGCGGGGCATCTGGTGGTCGGCCCGAGCGAAGCATTTACGCCCGAAGAAATGGTGAAGGTGTTCGACACCAATCTGTTCGGCGCGCAGCGTGTGAACCGTGCGGTGCTGCCGTATCTGCGGAATCAGGAAGCCGGCTTGATGTTGTGGATCAGCAGCACGACGACCAAGGGTGGCTTTCCGCCCTTCATCGGACCCTACGGCGCCGCCAAGGCCGCGATGGACTCTTTGGCGGTCACCCTCGCCTACGAAATCGCACGCTTCGGGATCGAAACCTCGATCGTGGTGCCGGGCGCGTTCACTCGCGGCACCGCACACTTTCCGAGCGCCGGCAAACCCGCCGATGCGGAACGCGCCGCCGCGTATGCACGCTACGACGGCGTGATGGATCAGATCGGCGAGCGCCTGTCCGAGCTCACACCGGACGACGCCGATCCGCAAGCGGTAGCCGATGAAATCGTGCGGATCGTCGCGCTACCTTCGGGCGAGCGGCCGATGCGCTCGGTCATCGACTTTGTCGGCGACGGCGCGCGTGAAGTGCTCGAAGTCTCGGAGCGCGTGCGCATCGAGTTCGCCAAGCGGATCGGCATGGGCGATCTGCTCGAAGCGAAGATCAAGCGCTAA
- a CDS encoding Predicted outer membrane protein, with amino-acid sequence MIRLPLAAITSACIASLMAVATAASAQTPPAAPDAARIHAADQAFIADATKDVATQRDAARIAASRSTDHDVKAFAERVSNDNAKISDALRAASPRGVDVPKNDPDAAVLASINNLRGADFDKTYIEQVALAGEQKTLSAFQAEIASGRDEQLKDAAKKALPTIQEHYAMAQDLAKRKHLTAE; translated from the coding sequence ATGATCCGCTTGCCTCTCGCCGCCATTACCAGTGCCTGCATCGCCAGCCTGATGGCCGTCGCTACCGCGGCCAGTGCTCAGACCCCGCCGGCCGCGCCGGACGCCGCTCGTATTCATGCCGCCGACCAGGCCTTCATCGCCGATGCGACCAAAGATGTCGCCACGCAACGCGATGCCGCACGCATCGCCGCCTCGCGCTCCACCGACCACGACGTGAAGGCATTCGCCGAGCGCGTGTCGAACGACAACGCGAAAATCTCGGACGCGCTGCGCGCCGCGAGCCCGCGTGGGGTCGATGTGCCGAAGAACGATCCGGACGCGGCGGTGCTCGCGAGCATCAATAACCTGCGGGGCGCCGACTTCGACAAGACCTATATCGAGCAGGTCGCGCTCGCCGGCGAACAGAAAACGTTGTCGGCATTCCAGGCGGAAATCGCTTCGGGCCGCGACGAACAATTGAAGGACGCGGCGAAGAAGGCGCTGCCGACCATCCAGGAGCATTACGCAATGGCTCAGGATCTCGCCAAACGTAAGCATCTGACTGCCGAGTAA
- a CDS encoding Tetratricopeptide repeat-containing protein, with translation MSKPANLPQQLDLILRQAVALQQNGAFAEAEELYREILELKPRHFEALQLMGALALQAGRLQEGIEFLRRALAINAKQAPLHSNLAYALNALQRFDEALGSADRALALQAKFPDALNNRGNAQAGLNLPREALGSFDRAIALMPEFAQAWNNRACVLRDLGRPADALASCDHALALQPNYPDAWSNRGNALSDLNQPDKARQSYQRALELAPAFADAWNNLGLTQIDLNEHAQALQSYERALTVNPAAAETHWNRSLCLLQLGQLEAGWKEYEWRWERSRIKASRRTFAQPLWLGDFSIEGKTILLHAEQGLGDTLQFCRYAGMVSKLGAKVVLEVPGELMRLMSTLDGVDQLIEAGHALPPFDCHCPLLSLPLAFKTDLASIPSKTPYLFANPQSTREWHERIAAQAQGRLKVGLVWAGGNRPHVAELRKSDARRSITFERLTPILDVPNVQFFSLQKGPRALQLPRNDSSTNVVDYTEELEDFADTAALVANLDLVISVDTSTAHLAGALDKPVWILNRFDTCWRWMLERIDTPWYAQARLFRQPALGDWDSVIRSARDALAALS, from the coding sequence ATGAGCAAGCCCGCCAATCTTCCGCAACAGTTGGACCTTATTCTTCGGCAGGCCGTCGCGCTTCAGCAGAACGGCGCTTTCGCCGAGGCCGAAGAACTCTACCGTGAGATTCTCGAACTCAAACCCCGCCATTTCGAGGCCCTGCAATTGATGGGCGCGCTCGCGCTGCAAGCGGGTCGTCTGCAAGAGGGCATCGAGTTCCTCAGAAGGGCGCTCGCCATCAATGCGAAACAGGCGCCGCTTCATTCGAATCTCGCCTATGCGCTCAATGCTTTGCAACGTTTCGACGAAGCGCTCGGGAGTGCCGATCGCGCGCTCGCATTGCAGGCCAAATTCCCGGACGCACTCAACAATCGCGGCAATGCGCAAGCCGGCCTGAACTTGCCACGCGAAGCGCTCGGCAGCTTTGATCGCGCGATCGCCTTGATGCCGGAATTCGCGCAAGCCTGGAACAATCGCGCCTGCGTGCTGCGCGATCTGGGCCGCCCCGCCGATGCCCTGGCAAGCTGCGATCACGCGCTCGCGCTACAACCGAACTATCCGGACGCATGGAGCAATCGCGGTAATGCGCTCAGCGATCTGAACCAGCCGGATAAAGCGCGGCAAAGCTATCAGCGTGCGCTCGAACTCGCCCCTGCATTTGCCGATGCCTGGAACAACCTCGGCCTGACGCAGATCGATCTCAATGAGCACGCACAGGCGTTGCAGAGCTATGAACGCGCGCTGACCGTGAATCCCGCCGCTGCCGAGACGCATTGGAACCGGTCGTTGTGTCTGCTGCAACTGGGGCAGTTGGAAGCAGGATGGAAGGAATACGAATGGCGCTGGGAGCGTAGCCGGATCAAGGCAAGCCGGCGCACTTTTGCGCAACCGCTTTGGCTGGGTGATTTTTCAATCGAAGGCAAAACGATTCTGCTGCACGCCGAGCAGGGCCTCGGCGACACACTGCAGTTTTGCCGCTATGCGGGGATGGTGTCGAAGCTCGGCGCAAAGGTTGTGCTGGAGGTGCCGGGTGAGTTGATGCGGCTAATGTCCACGCTCGACGGTGTGGATCAATTGATCGAAGCCGGCCACGCGCTGCCGCCGTTCGATTGTCACTGTCCCTTGCTAAGCCTGCCGCTCGCATTCAAGACTGATCTCGCGAGTATTCCGTCAAAGACGCCTTATCTGTTCGCCAACCCGCAATCAACGCGCGAGTGGCACGAGCGTATCGCCGCACAAGCGCAAGGGCGCTTGAAGGTCGGACTCGTCTGGGCGGGCGGGAATCGGCCGCACGTCGCCGAGCTCCGCAAGAGCGACGCGCGCCGTTCGATTACGTTCGAGCGACTCACACCGATTCTCGACGTGCCGAACGTGCAGTTCTTCAGCCTGCAAAAAGGACCGCGCGCACTGCAATTGCCGCGCAACGATTCGTCTACCAACGTTGTTGACTACACGGAAGAACTCGAGGACTTCGCGGACACGGCTGCGCTGGTGGCAAACCTCGACCTGGTGATATCGGTGGATACGTCTACCGCGCATCTGGCCGGTGCGCTGGACAAGCCGGTATGGATTCTGAACCGTTTCGATACGTGCTGGCGCTGGATGCTGGAACGGATCGATACGCCCTGGTACGCGCAAGCGCGGTTGTTCCGGCAGCCGGCATTGGGCGATTGGGACAGCGTGATTCGAAGTGCGCGTGACGCGCTGGCCGCGTTGAGTTAA
- a CDS encoding CheW protein, which yields MAVDHRVNDERSNLTSSNKFELLLYRLGSVPGSDAHELYGINVFKVREISTMPPVTPIAGSSPYVMGAVDIRGQIIPVIDLPRLMGCEPTRGLNILLVTEFARSTQAFAVEEVDDIVRLEWNQVLSAEGAAGGNLVTSIARIDGNTGDSRLAQVIDVEQVLRDVFPSQHPSVDPASVGEALGIRRGAKILAADDSGFARKLIEQALSAIGADYVMTKTGEEAWNTLQQAAREAQATGTRVKDSIALVLTDLEMPEMDGFMLTRQIKADERTRDIPVIIHSSLTGAANEAHVKNAGANGYVAKFAAAELADAIRHALGGPAAAVG from the coding sequence ATGGCAGTAGATCACCGCGTGAACGACGAACGCAGCAACCTGACGAGTTCCAACAAGTTCGAGTTATTGCTGTATCGGCTGGGGTCCGTTCCCGGCAGCGACGCGCACGAGCTTTACGGCATCAACGTCTTCAAAGTGCGTGAAATCTCGACGATGCCGCCGGTGACGCCGATTGCGGGATCTTCGCCGTACGTGATGGGTGCGGTGGACATTCGCGGGCAGATCATTCCCGTGATCGATTTACCGCGCCTGATGGGTTGCGAGCCGACGCGTGGTCTGAACATTTTGCTGGTGACGGAATTCGCGCGTTCGACGCAGGCTTTTGCGGTCGAAGAGGTAGATGACATTGTTCGGCTCGAGTGGAATCAGGTGCTGTCGGCCGAAGGCGCGGCTGGCGGTAATCTGGTGACGAGCATCGCGCGTATTGACGGCAACACGGGCGACTCGCGGCTCGCCCAGGTGATCGACGTGGAGCAGGTGTTGCGTGACGTGTTTCCGTCGCAGCATCCGAGTGTGGACCCGGCGTCCGTGGGTGAGGCGCTGGGCATTCGCCGTGGCGCGAAGATTCTTGCTGCTGACGATTCCGGTTTTGCACGCAAGCTGATCGAGCAGGCGTTGAGTGCGATTGGCGCGGATTATGTGATGACCAAAACCGGCGAGGAGGCGTGGAATACGTTGCAGCAGGCTGCGCGTGAAGCGCAGGCTACCGGCACGCGGGTGAAGGATAGTATTGCGCTGGTGCTGACCGATCTCGAGATGCCGGAGATGGATGGGTTTATGTTGACGCGTCAGATCAAGGCTGATGAGCGGACTCGGGATATTCCGGTGATTATTCATTCTTCTTTGACTGGCGCCGCTAATGAGGCGCATGTGAAGAATGCGGGGGCGAATGGGTATGTGGCGAAGTTTGCAGCCGCTGAGCTGGCTGATGCTATTCGTCATGCGCTTGGGGGGCCTGCGGCGGCTGTTGGTTGA